CCCAGAACTCAATATGCTATGACTGCCTCCTATCCCtcaaaacaaatacacacacagaaaacactaCGATTCCCTATCCAAGTATATTCTGGGAGTTACAGCCTCCCAAGAGAAACTGAAAGATAACTGATTGCAAGTAAAGGGTGGAACAACACTCTGGCTCAAACTGTAGCTGCCCAATTTTCTGACTGAACCGGACCCTGCCTTCTGAACCAAGGGCAGACTATAGAGAAAGAATGCAGGGCCTCACTACCAACCTTCAGGGCAGGTTCAGCACTGCTGTGGGCTTCCAACTGCACTCTCTAGCGCAGTTCTATCAGCCTCGGACTTTGAGAAAATCTTGGCAGTAAGCCAGCTGTAAGTCCTGATCTCTGGTGATGTGAGTTTGCAATGTTTTAtgtcttcataaatattttaggggCAGTTGAGGCTGCTTAtcagatgctttttaaaatatgaaattacaaTGATGGGAAGGAGGTTGTGACTGAAAAGAATTACATAATCTCAGTGTTGCAAGGGACCTTAGAAGTCATTCAGTTCAAACTCTCCAACTCTACAACTCAGTAAGTGGTCACCAAGCCCAGGCTTGAATCCCTCCAGTGACAAAGAACTCATCACCTGGTAAAACAACTCAGTTCATTTTTATAGAGTCCTAATTTTTAGAATGTTATATTTTATACTGAGGCAACACTTCACACGCTGTACTTTTTACCTATGAGTCCTAGTTCCTTCCTCTGGAGTCACAGAATAATCCTAACATTTCTTTCAAGAGACAGATCTTCAAATACAATAGTATCAAATCTATCTcccaagttgttttttttccctcagttgtTCCTAAGGATATAGTAGCAGAGCTTTGAATAAATCTAGAGAAGCACTCTATGCTAGCTACTCAATACTCTCAAATGCAATGGTACAATCAACAATGGTAAATATCCTCTTGGTCAGCATCCCTATTTACAGAATAGAAAACAGAACATCCTCAACCTACCACACAGAGTCTTTTCCACAGCTCCAGTAACCCCTGATTAATGACCTCCACTTGCAAAGGAGGCTACTTACCTTAACCATGAAATAATGAACGCTATTGATCCAACAAGCTACTGCTATAAAGTGTTATTGATCACCCAATCTTTGGTTAAAATGGTCCTCATTTAGCAATTTTACTGTTGCAAACACCTGGAGCAAAGCACCCTCATAATTAAAGAGTTTGGGGGAGTTAAAGTGAGAGGTGATGGACAGAGATCTCAGCTTTCTACCATTTATTCTTGCTTCTGAGCTATTGTTTGTGTCAGAAAGGATATtgattttctataaaaataagaaaacaagaggCACCAAGGGGCGCAGAAGGTCAGCTTGGGCtagagaaggagggggaaggtTTAGCACTCTATCTCTGTCACTCGGCTTCCAACAGAagggaatattttctttcctgtgaGATTGGCTTCTAATACATCACCTTAGGAAGGCTCCTGACTGTGACTTCAGGCCATCACCAAACCAATTCACTTATGAAAGAAAAGAAGCTAAATTATATTCAAGGGGAACAAATGAATGATGTATTAGTGAAGAATAAAGCAAAATTAGGCTATAACTCACCTAATTAATAGCTGCTATATAGACAATTTGAATAAAGATCAGTAGAAAGTAATCTTACAAAAGAGTTGATCCATTTTAGAATGGAACAcacatgcaaagaaaaatattaaaataacaactgAGCTTTTTGAAGGCTTTAAAAAACTATTACATCATAACCACTTTCAGTTCCTCAGAACGCCTGAGGGATTGATTGGTATAGAATGGAAGgaagaacagaaacagaaaagcgAAAAGAATTATCGGTTAAGCTTAAAATTACTCTATGTTTAGTTAGCAGAATAAATTTAAGGAAAGTAGAAATAAAGCTCTCTGATTGAGACACAGATTTTCAAACCTAAAACACCtaacatatgcttttttttttttctttttccccggtacgcgggcctctcactgttgtggccactcgcgttgcggagcacaggctctggacgcgcaggctcagcggccatggctcacgggcccagccgctccgtggcatgtgggatcttcccggaccagggcacaaacccatgtcccctgcatcggcaggcggactctcaaccactgcgccagcagggaagcccaacatatgctttttaaaagaactcTATCTATTGACTAGGCTAAGTAAAGCTTAATGATCAACTTCATCTTAATAATTTCACAAGTTGGATCATATACTCTGACAACCCTCAATACCTCTGATATAAAGTTCTACACTTTGATCTGTATGCAAACAAACTGGCACATCCAAGCAGATTTTTGAAAGAGTAAATTGCTGCCTACGTCAATTTCTCCAAGCTCTAGATGTATATTATCACAACCTGACTATAATGTGTAACAGATGTATCTGGGGTAAGAAGGACCTAGAAAGACTGAAGTGCCTCACTGCAAGGTTACAGGCTCTGCATTTGGAACCACACTTGGGCTGTGATCTTAGAGAAGACAGAGTTAAcagtcactcacacacacaattaaGTCATAGCTTAGCAAGAAATTCTGGGGAATACATACATCCAAAAATATCATCCCAAAACATTCTTAACAGTACGATGATTACTATTTGGTATGTAAGCTTGACATTGAAACAAACTTGAACACCTCAATTGAGGGTTTCAACAGTGTGAAGGATACAAGTTAACTAGGCATTTCTTGTTTGATTAAAAATAGCATGATAAGGAAAAAAGCTTTATAATCCATATAAATTGGGTAAATAGGCCTTAGAATATACATTAGAGGAAAATCAGGAAAGCCAAATTATAAGCCTACCTAGTTGTACAGCCTGGCAAATATAAAGTtagttaagaaaaattttaaaaacttgattaaaACCACCCATGATAAGTACAGGCATACAAACCTGAACAGCTTTTCCTGTTACCGACAAAACCTCACCTCCAAGTCTGTAAGATTTATGCCTTTGTTTTTCAGACAAACGTCAGAAGAAGCCAAGTCCTAAGAAAGGTCATCTGTTCTGCAGTTGTAAAAGTTCAGATGAGACAGAAAACGTGCCATGGCAAAGGCAAGCTCAAAGCATAGCAAAACATAGTGGTTAACTATGAGCTTTGGAATCAGGTTTGAGTCCCAGTTTTGCtactaggtgaccttgggcaaattatctCCACACTCATAACctctatttcctcttctataaaatacaaataatggtACCTACCAGACAGGGGAGTTATGAACATTAAAGAATATATGTTCTACACaatagtacagtgcctggcacacagttagtgcttaataaatgctaactaatattaacaataatagaATACACTGGTTCTCAATTGGGACTACTCAACCCACTTAGGGAGCACCCATGGAGGCATTTGTTTTGATACTGTGAAGGGTGATGGGAACAACGTAGGGATGGCAACTATCCTACAAGGCATGGGACGTCCCTCACCACAAAGAACTGCCCCATCCAAAACACCAACAGCATCCACACTGAGAAACAGATATCacacattaatattaataataatattaaagtaTCAAGCTGGGAAGTATCAGTGTCCCTAGGACTATCTATTTgagatgtaaaaaattaaaagtcaccAAAAACTATACTGACGTTTTAAACATGCACCCATTCAAGACAGATTTTTCTGGCTTGATGACATTTGGTGTAAGACTGATGGGATTTAGCCCTGTTATTTTCAAAGCCTACCATGTGTTCAGACAACTTGAATGTTAAACTCAATACAGTCAAACTGTAAGTAGCAGAGAACAGAATTATAGTCCAGAAACATCTAAAGCCATGATTCTTAATGGGTAAAGGCAGCTTACCAAGAACATTTACAAACTCCATATGCCTGGCACCCGcgttttctctttctcatacatacatatacacaccagCCTCTACTGAGGCCCTGGTTCTAAAGAACAGTATCTGTGTATGAACTACGTGGCACAAAGAGcagcaaaatgttttttaaaataagaggtaCACGTTTTAGATGATTTTTAGAAACAAATGTGTTTCTATAAAATATAGCCTTCTTGATGTAGGGAAACAGAATCATGAGTGTACTTTAAGAAGCTACACACAACCTGACTGGTTAAAGCAGAGCTACAAAGTCAGTATTACAAAGGCTGGTTTGAAAGAAAGTTGAACTCATCAAGACTGTGGATTTGTGCTTTAGGTAAAGTTAACCAGGAAAATCTATGACTTAGTAAGGGAGATCTCACCATTCTGACATATTCTCATCAGAGCCCTGTTTTTGTTCATCTGCTTCACACtccatcctttctttccttcccgtTTTGCTTAGGAAAGTCCTATTTTCTGCTGCTTCGCACAACCCGTGACCTGATGAGGTCCAGGGAGTATTCTCCTTCCAGCGGGACAGACGCTGCTTCTTAGCAGACTTGAACCTGCAGCCTCTCTCATAGCTCCAATCTGACACCTTGAGCTTCTGCTGAAGGCTGGCAGCCACCTCTGATGTTACGCGCTTCACCTTCCGTCGGCGCCTCAGCGGTCGACAAGGTGCATTTTCAGTAAAGGAGTCAGATTCGTGCCAAGAATGTTGCTTACTCTTAACAATGGCATTAAGAGCTGGGTGCCGTTTGGCTACCATAGTGTCATCAGAGTCACTAAAATTGGTGACTGAGGCCATTTCTCGACAGTCCTTGATGGCCTCATCCAGACTTGACTCAGAGGCCTCACTGTAGCAGCAGGTATGCTCTGCCAGGTGAGTGAAGTCTGAACGGCGCTTCCGGCCTCTCCGTTTGCGAAGCTGCCGCCTCTGCTGCCGAGGGCTCAGCGCCATCTCCTCCCACAGCTCACCAAGCTTATTCTGCTCAGATGTCTGCTCCAAGGCTGAGGCTAAGTCATGTACCAGCTCATCCATGAGGCCACATCTGCCAAAAGGAggttcaaaaaagagaaaaaagaagaagaaagactgaataggatctgttgtttttgaataatttttcaaacAGATCATGGCACTGCAGAGTCCACCCCGTCTACAGAAAATAAAGTCACCTTTCACCTGGCTACCCTTAGACTCTATTCCTACCATCCATACTCCCTTAAGCCATTAAGAATAGGTATGTGGCCCTTGTTAAATGCCTGAAGTCAGCATGTTCTTAAAGcacaaaaactcaaaatactCACCAGATGACAACTGGGTTATTAGTAAAAACAAGCAAACTCAGGGGAATAAATCAGTCATTCCCCTTTTCCCCCAATTAAACTTGCTAAACTAAATTACCTGATGATCAGAGCTAAAAAGATTAGAGAATGTCTCATCTGTCCAAACAGGAGCAGAAAAACACTCAACTTCAAAACCATGGATGAAAAGACCGTTCTATGGTCTGGGGTCACTAATAAGAATGTGTGtggcaggaagagaaagacaactcAGTGACACACTTTACGGAAGGCTGCTTGCAGTTTTAGTGTTCCAAGAATCTGTAGTGACCCAGGTTTGTACTCTGCATGGAAAAAAAAGACCAAGTTTGCACCCATTCTGGTCCCAACTACCACCCAGAAGCTACCAGGTAGAGAGCCTTAAAGAGTGTGTCATATATTTGTGAATAATTAGCAACTTTTAAGTCTTCTTGCCATCcttcagaaaataaattgttaTCCAAGTTTTGTGCTTTAGTGCCAGACACTCACACAAAAACACATTATAACTGAGGTTGAAATGACAAGGATAAGAGGAGTCTCTAAGATTTCTAGCTAACAGCTTTCCAAAATTTCCTGTTTTTCAACTCATTCTTGTCAAACCATCATACTTCAGGGATCACTTCATAGGCAAACCTTCCAGAGGCTGAGCGCAGGAGGAGCGATTTTCAAAAGGCCTTTTTAAAGTGAAACGTTTAATATACTTCGTACATCTAATTAAATacgtttcagggcttccctggtggcgcagtggttgagagtccgcctgccgatgcagggcacatgggttcgtgccccggtctgggaggatcccacatgccgccgagcggctgggcccatgagccatggccgctgagcctgcgcgtccggagcctgtgctccacagcgggagaggccacaacagtgagaggcccgcgtacggcaaaaaaaaaaaaaaccattttaaatTAGCACCTTTTCCCTAGCCCTTGTTAAGTCCAACGTATTTCAAGACCATAATTAGAACTTAAAACTCTGTGGCACCACTCTCAGACCATAGTTCCCTTCACACAGTTTACATTTTGCAAAGGACTTTCTAAAATCTATTTTCATGCTATCCTTATGCCAAGCAATTTAAAGGCAGGAGGAGCAACGGGGACACGTAGTCCCAAACTACCAACCAAACAAAACTCGAAGTGTCAAAAGCCACACTCATTTAAGCAATAAGTAGTTTAAAACACCATGGCTGGGGTTTGGGAAACAACTGTCTCTAAAACCAAAATAGATAAGTGGGGACGCACTTATCTAAATCTATTTCCCTAATAAAGAACTACTGCTTTAAAAGCTCAAGCAGAACTGTACAAACTTTAACGTGAAACGAAGTTACCAAACAACTTGCAGTTGGCTGTGCAGTCGAATGCCAGGCTCAAAGGCTGCAATTCGAACAGGAGGTGACAGAAGAACCCTGGaactcccaccctccctggagGCACAGTCCGAGAGGGTCCCGGGGCCAGGCAAGCACTCGGGGAGACAAAGGCTGCCCGAAGCACGCAACGGAAGGAACGAGAAACTAGCAGAAGTAAAAAGAGAGGCAGGCAGGCGCACGgtcgggtggggtggggggaccgggttgggggaggggctgggggaggcaggaggcaacttCTCAATTTGGGTGACCAGGGGCAGGGGGTCAGCCCTTCCAGGGCAGAAAGTGCCAAAACGCAAGTCCTGGCGACTAAACTCCCTCAGTGCTCAAGGGTCGCAACGTGGCCACATCCGTGAGAAAAAGCGTGTTTCGAAGGACTCCCCCACGCCCGGGCCCGCCCCCGAGGACTAGGACGACCACGACTCGGGACACCAAGCCCTCACGCTGTCGCTAGCTCAAAAGAGCCAGACACTAGAGAAGAGAGAAGGTGACTGTCGCCCGGGAAATGGCCCGACCCTCACAACCCGGATCGGGGAGATGGGCCCTGAAAAACAAGGCCCcgccaccctctcccctcccgcCAGCCTCCGGGGCCCCATGGCGCCCGTGGCCGCTCCGCCGCGGCCCGGAGCGCCGATCCCCGCTAGCGCGGGCCCCCTTGGCCCCGACCCCCTCACTCCCCGTCCCCCTCACCCGCTGCCGCAGTCACCTCCGACGGCCGCGGCTTTTGGGGCCGAGTCTCCCCGCCGGGGCTTCCCTCTGTGACCTCATTTCCGGTCTGAGGCGGTGGGGTGGGGCGGTGGTGGAATGGGAGGGACAGGCTGCGCGAGAGGGCCCGCCCCGGCCCAGCGCTTCCTGCTCGCGGCCGCTCCCACTTCCGctccctgggggcggggccgcgaGAACCCGGAAGAAAAGCAAGGGGGTAAGGAGGGGCGGTGTTTAGGGGCTGACTGGAGCGGGGGTTCCCGTGGGGCTGAGGTGCCCATCTTGGTGAAGGGCCTACCCATGCAGGCCTCATCTGCCTTGGAGGCGTCAGGAAATTGGGCGCTAGGGAGGGGCGTCGGCCTTGCCCTTGATCGCTGACCTACTTTATACACGGTGTGTGAAATTGGGGAAATGGGTCCTCATTCTTAACCATGCGAATTGTACAACCTTTGGGGGGGTAGCACGAGTGAGTTGCTCAGACTATTAAAGATACACATGCTTGAGTAACAAAACAAAGTAGTGTTGGATTATAACTTGAAGTGTAAAAGTAATATCCATAGTCAAACTGGTATAAATCAATTActgatacaaataaatttataaatgggAAAGAAGAGCTAAGTCTCTGGTGCAGAGTTACAAACAATTTTTATAGATACTCCACCCTGAGGCATAACTCCTGATTCTAAATGTGGACTGTgcagtgacttccttccaaagagtacaatATGGAAAGTGGGGGGAAGTGAGTAACTTTTAGAGTGGAGAAACAACTACAGTGGAGTAACATTCCCAGTGGAGAAACTAGCACTACCTCAGCcgggtgatcaaggttaacatcaacgGTGATAAATCATGTTAACAGTATGTGGACTAGATATGATATGATGAGAATGGCATTTTATCTCTGTGGTACTTTCCTTCTAAAActcataaccccagtctaatcaaaagggaaaaagtGGACAACCCCCAAGtgaggggcattctacaaaatgtctgaccagtattcctcaaaattgtcaagattttcaaagacaaggaaagtctgagaaactgtcacagccaagaggagcctatggagacatgacaactaaatgtaatatggTACCCTGATGAGATACTGGAATAGAGAAAGGACGTtaggtaaaaattaagaaatctgGATAAATTATGTACTTCAGTTAATGTTGATAATAATGTCTGTAcactggttcattaattgtgacaaatgtgctCTACTAATGTGAGATGTTAATAACGGAAGAAACTGAATATGGGGTATGTGGGGACTATCTGTAGTACTTTCGGATTTTTCTGGAAACCTAAAACtattctgaaataaaaagtttatttttaaatatgcacataccttttgacccagaaattctgcCTCTACGAattttatctaaagaaaaaattggaaatggGCACAGAAATGTTAAATACAGGTAAATTCATCTTTGTAGCATCGTGGAGGAAGGAGTGAGAAGACTAGAAAAACGCCAGACATCCTACAACAGGGGTTAGTTATCAAATTACGTCTATGGGATGGAATACCTTGCAGCCTTTTGAAATTGACCttggaagaatatttaatgacatgaaaaGTCATCAATTTCTTGTGTACATTTCTGTATGATGGTTGTACCTTAATAAAAAGGTTAGTCTAAAAATGTAGCTTATGACTCTATTCATACATAAAGGAAACTAAATCTATACTTGCACAGGAATATGACCCGAATGATACACTACCTATCATCCAAAATAGTTCCATTATAAGGGACTGTCTCTGCTACCTGTTGCTTTTGTGgattttcagaattttctgtaGGTGAAACATTGTGTAAAGAATTAAGGGAGGAGGCAAAGACTGAGGTTTTGAGCCAGAGTGACTAACAGAGTGGTTGGTGCCATTTGCACAGCGAGAGACGACGAGAGAAAAAGGTTCACTTTGGACATGCTGAATTTGCGACTCCCACAGGACAAAAAGATGGAAATGTTCAAGAGGTGTCCACAGCCATCAGTCCTCTTTTCTGCTTAAGTGAAGTTCTCTCCCACAAATCATATCCACTCCCATGGTGTCAGTTGCCTCCATCAGCACTGAAAGCTCCCAAATTTCTTGAAATCCagcttttgttttcagatttatGCTATATATTTCCACTTATTTTCTTGACCAGCATCTCTAATTTAAGATGTCAAAAGAAATCTTAGTTTCTCCCATAGTCTCTATCATATTTGCCCCTCCTCCACTATTCCCAGTTTGGGAAATGTCAGCACCATCATGCAGTTACCCAGGTGAATTAGCCATTAGTCCCTGCTTTTTCCTTCATACCTCTTCATCTAATTAAATGCCAAGCTTTGAGGATTCTATTTCGATAGTATTCTTGCATCCACCCTCCCTCCTTTGCTTTCTGTCTGCCACTGGCCACATCTGGGTAGGCAACCACTCTTCTGGATGGTACAGCAGCCTCCTTACTGGTCTTGCCACTTCCAGTCTCTCCCCCAAAAGTCATTCTCTACACTGGCACCAGAGtgagattcctgaaacaccaTTTCACGTCATCCGTCTTCCACTACTTCCTATATCATGCTTGGCACACGTCATCCGTCTTCCACTACTTCGTATATCATGCTTGGCACACCAGACCACTTGCTCTTTCTTGAACACCCCTGGGACTTGAGGGGATTTAAAGGCTCAATgctgggaggagatatggggatatatgtatatgtatagctgattcactgtgttacacagcagaaactaacacaccgttgtaaagcaattatactccaataaagatgtttaaaaaataaattaatttaaaaaataaaggctcaATGCCAATGTCACCTCCATGAAGACTTCCCCTTGCTTGTCTACTCTGTTGGGCTCTCTCAGCACTTGCTGGTATCTTTATTACATCATCTTCTTCATTCAGCCTTGAATCTGAGCCATTTATGTGCAAGTTTGCCTCCCCAGCTAAACTACtcatataacaaatatttactgactacCTACGACATGTGTGGCCCTACACTAACTAAGCTCTGGAGACATAGCTATGTGAACAAAAATGAAGCCTACACTCCACTGCCCCAGAGACCCCGTCCTAGCCATTGTATTCTCACCAATTCCTAGCACAGTTCTTTGCACGTGCTAGGTGCTCAGAAACTATTGTCAgttgaaaaaacaaatatttgtttactatGCTGGAACAGGAAATTAGAAGTGCTTGTCTCAATcttaagagaaaatgtaaatgaaagctAGTGATGGTGGGATCTGTGGGCAGGGCCATTCTAGGAAACAGGGTGCAAGAGAAGAAGCCTGTGGAGAACAAGGTGGCCAGCTCAAAGGACAGAGAGCATTGGAAGAGAACCAGTGTACAGAAGCCAGAGAAGGGTGACATTTAAGAAAAGGAGGACCGAAAGGAAAATTGGGGAGGAATAGTTCTCAGGAAAGGCCATCACACTTGCTGATTGAAGCAGGCACTGAGGATAGCGGATGATGCGAGTTGTG
Above is a genomic segment from Tursiops truncatus isolate mTurTru1 chromosome 2, mTurTru1.mat.Y, whole genome shotgun sequence containing:
- the GPATCH2L gene encoding G patch domain-containing protein 2-like isoform X9; translation: MDELVHDLASALEQTSEQNKLGELWEEMALSPRQQRRQLRKRRGRKRRSDFTHLAEHTCCYSEASESSLDEAIKDCREMASVTNFSDSDDTMVAKRHPALNAIVKSKQHSWHESDSFTENAPCRPLRRRRKVKRVTSEVAASLQQKLKVSDWSYERGCRFKSAKKQRLSRWKENTPWTSSGHGLCEAAENRTFLSKTGRKERMECEADEQKQGSDENMSECETSSVCSSSDTGLFTNDEGRQGDDEQSDWFYEGECVPGFTVPNLLPKWAPDHCSEVERMDSGLDKLSDSTFLLPSRPAQRGYHARFNRLPGAAARCLRKGRRRLVGKESSMSNLGTERIGHLISDPRQKDFWLPSAGKRERNQFNPLSPLYSLDVLADASHRRCSPAHCSASSHGCSGANHTSITGPQISEL
- the GPATCH2L gene encoding G patch domain-containing protein 2-like isoform X11; translated protein: MDELVHDLASALEQTSEQNKLGELWEEMALSPRQQRRQLRKRRGRKRRSDFTHLAEHTCCYSEASESSLDEAIKDCREMASVTNFSDSDDTMVAKRHPALNAIVKSKQHSWHESDSFTENAPCRPLRRRRKVKRVTSEVAASLQQKLKVSDWSYERGCRFKSAKKQRLSRWKENTPWTSSGHGLCEAAENRTFLSKTGRKERMECEADEQKQGSDENMSECETSSVCSSSDTGLFTNDEGRQALF
- the GPATCH2L gene encoding G patch domain-containing protein 2-like isoform X10, which produces MDELVHDLASALEQTSEQNKLGELWEEMALSPRQQRRQLRKRRGRKRRSDFTHLAEHTCCYSEASESSLDEAIKDCREMASVTNFSDSDDTMVAKRHPALNAIVKSKQHSWHESDSFTENAPCRPLRRRRKVKRVTSEVAASLQQKLKVSDWSYERGCRFKSAKKQRLSRWKENTPWTSSGHGLCEAAENRTFLSKTGRKERMECEADEQKQGSDENMSECETSSVCSSSDTGLFTNDEGRQGVQHE
- the GPATCH2L gene encoding G patch domain-containing protein 2-like isoform X7; this translates as MDELVHDLASALEQTSEQNKLGELWEEMALSPRQQRRQLRKRRGRKRRSDFTHLAEHTCCYSEASESSLDEAIKDCREMASVTNFSDSDDTMVAKRHPALNAIVKSKQHSWHESDSFTENAPCRPLRRRRKVKRVTSEVAASLQQKLKVSDWSYERGCRFKSAKKQRLSRWKENTPWTSSGHGLCEAAENRTFLSKTGRKERMECEADEQKQGSDENMSECETSSVCSSSDTGLFTNDEGRQGDDEQSDWFYEGECVPGFTVPNLLPKWAPDHCSEVERMDSGLDKLSDSTFLLPSRPAQRGYHARFNRLPGAAARCLRKGRRRLVGKESSMSNLGTERIGHLISDPRQKDFWLPSAGKRERNQMFTSTLLCQFTWMQWSQPYQHHRPPNLRTLSGWSGPLLQRKPLTQLQLHFLKCHKKRALDTARQQNFTHQEPTRCC
- the GPATCH2L gene encoding G patch domain-containing protein 2-like isoform X8, whose protein sequence is MDELVHDLASALEQTSEQNKLGELWEEMALSPRQQRRQLRKRRGRKRRSDFTHLAEHTCCYSEASESSLDEAIKDCREMASVTNFSDSDDTMVAKRHPALNAIVKSKQHSWHESDSFTENAPCRPLRRRRKVKRVTSEVAASLQQKLKVSDWSYERGCRFKSAKKQRLSRWKENTPWTSSGHGLCEAAENRTFLSKTGRKERMECEADEQKQGSDENMSECETSSVCSSSDTGLFTNDEGRQGDDEQSDWFYEGECVPGFTVPNLLPKWAPDHCSEVERMDSGLDKLSDSTFLLPSRPAQRGYHARFNRLPGAAARCLRKGRRRLVGKESSMSNLGTERIGHLISDPRQKEKNKALASDFPHISACAHEFNPLSPLYSLDVLADASHRRCSPAHCSASSHGCSGANHTSITGPQISEL